Within Xiphophorus hellerii strain 12219 chromosome 10, Xiphophorus_hellerii-4.1, whole genome shotgun sequence, the genomic segment CATACACTGATCCTAACATGTTCAAGGAAGCACAATAGCTCACCTTCAATAAATGGTcccaaaggtcaaccagcctgTCCATAGTTACAAAATCAACTTTGGTATGTTTGTGCAGGAAAAAAATTGGTTTGCAGCTATTATTTTTAAGAGATCAACCttgaacaaaaaactaaattgatataaataaatagtgCCGTGTTTGTGCAGCTCAGTTGATCCACACCAAAATCCATCTTTAAAGCGACACCAGCACCATCACAGTTCGGCTTGAAGGAGGCGGGATCATAAGCAATCTGCTCACCCACGATGATGGAGTCGAAGTTCCCAGCCATGAACATCGACGTGTTTTTGGAGTTGAGGTTGAAATGGCGCGCAGCCAGAAACGGCGACAGTTCTCCAGGAGGTTTGTCGGGCTCCTGGAGGCTCTGGTCTGCGCTCGGACTGTCGGCGGCGGCCGGATCCGCGGGCCGGATGGCCGACGCCAACTCGGGGTGGCGGATCACCACCCACTCGTAGCGCTCCATCTCAGGCTTCAGCTGCAGAGGAGACGTAGAATCGGTGAACCAGGGAATCAATCAATTCcttcttaaataaattaaacattttattggctaaaattcctttagtgaatttgaaccaggtaaAGACAAGACCACCTTCTGAGGTGTTTTGGCAAAAACATTCGTCTCTAAAcgccagttaatgattaattatattgacaaatatttcaataattaatcacaattaattgtttcagccccaTTGTTATAGTTTCTtcaggacaccagtcacataaaaaaagtttgatttatgtCACTAAAGTGCACAGTGACTACATTTAATCATATATTcacatttattgatgctctataaataaagacattaatttaataaaataagacatttttccatgttggagaaataatctgccaatagatgaagaactttatcaatattaagggattattgacttaaaacaggctcctatcttactgaaaagttacttgcaagtcagttttgttttatgctaAGTATAGAAAGACATTTgcaactagacaaaaaaaacacttgtgaagattttgtttttgcagtgtagtcaAGTCCAatccagtaaaaataaaataaaaaatatagataaatatatttttttcctattaacCCTTTCCTGAACACCTGGTCTCTGGTGCGGTGTCAGGTAAAGGCCTAACCAGAAGCTACAGGATCCGGTAACGGGAGTTTCCGACCGGGTCGTTcttaagtttttgtgtttgagttgTTCCTCCAGCCCACAGCTGTGCGTCAGCTCAGAAACTTGGATGAATAATTCATTGTGAAGACATCAGAGAtcagttttcacatttcaatcagaggtttttattaaaaataaactaaacgcTGCATGAGGAGGAGCTTCCTGCATGTTGGTTTTTGCAGCAATGGACCTACAATGAAGTGTAGACGGAGACAGCTGTGGAAACCGCAGCTGATggtgccctctagtggctgctgcATGGTATCACTCAAAccaacagaataaataaatgaaattatcttTGAAGAACTAAAACAAATTTACCCTGAATACGAAACACTCCCCAGTGCCAAAATAGCTCAGCTTGTTGCCTCCACGTTTCCTGTCCTCCCAGTCTGACGACAGGTAGGCTCCACACACctgagatcaaataaaaaaagacaatacaTGTTAGAACAATAACTTCACTAACTTGGCATGCACTAGCTTTAATCACCAAGATGCCCTTTAAAACCCAGAGTCTGTGAAAAAGAGCCAAGCTGTAATCCAGTCACATGATTTCATCCATTCACAGAAGACAGTAATTACACTGTAGAAAACCCATTTGAATGGAATTAgacaactaaaaaataaattcactgatTTTTATGAACATTCAACTTAATGTAAATTTATCTAATCCGCACAAGGTCAAATCTAATGATAAAACCATGTAGCCCCACTAATGCTTGTTTAAATGTCCGTTAGCAACGTGAATCTTGGCCACACAGAATGCTAACCTGTCCGACTCCTGGGAGAGTTTTAGATCACCAAATCACTTAAAGTCCAAATACGTTGCTCAACTTTTACACAAGGATTtggaaatggctgcaaacagatgcacaaatTACACAACCGAACCTCTTTgagaagcagaagtggagcctcctgcacaaccaacaagaatacagCATGTCGTTTCTGGGGTTAAGTCAACAATAagactcttgtcttttccagcagccattgtacagcacatacggTAGTAAAACCAGCTGGGTTGCTAGATAACGAGTCTGGgctcggctggggttgctaggtaacggcacagtgtCCATCTAATGTGACTTAATCcgaacatttttgaaatgacttgtttgagtttttagaagcagttgagacccaaatggaagtagaCAAACATTTAGGTGCCCTAAGGCAGCAGTCTGTAATAGTAAGTTAATCAATTAGTTTTAAAGCATcctaattaaattttattaaaaaatacaaatggtAGGCTCTACTAACAAGATGTAGTTGCGCTAGCCCTAAGGCACTAATCATAGATATTAGTTCCGCTAACACCAAACACGGTATTTAGCAGAGGCTAATGCACcaacttcaaataaaattatttcttttttgaaagaGTACAACCTTTGAACaccaaatttttaaattatatatgtatttagGGGAAGCCAAGTGTGCCAACAATTTTCAGAGTTAGCAAAACCAAAATTTAGCTTTGCTATTAGTGTGTTAGCAAGTGTGCCCACAAATACACCTAATAATTAAGCAGCACTCTGTTGGTTTACTGGCAGTGTCCATCCAAGGTTTTAGAAATGGCTTGTTTTCCAGGCACCAAAAACAGCTTTCTGGTTTTTTagtgtttgggtttttaaaatcagatgagacccaaatggaattagaaaaaatgtgcaaaatgggAATTCTGCaaaataggtcccctttaatcaaaaacaatagTCAATGTTTTCGTCAGTTGGTTTAAAAGCATCTTAATTAAATTTCATATTTCAGAATTAGTAGAAAAGCTGCTTTGCTTACATCTCCATCGGTGGTTCGGATCAGGAGCAGGGTGGGTTCATGGCCTTCGCAGTGAGAGTAGAACcttaaagcaaaacataaaaagtcagTTTGGTTTCTTTCTAAACCCATAAACCGACAACAGGAGCTGGAAAATGTGTGGAAAGGTCACCTGCTGAGGCTGCAGCCGTGGGTGGAGGTGGTGAAGAGGAGCTCCGGCTGGCAGAGGGCGAAGCGCTCAGGGATCCAAGACCAGATGTCGTGCATCTCCTTGGCGCTGACGACCTCTGAGGAAAACGTGTCGGGATTCAGAGCCAGCTGCACGTTCCGCCTGGAAAACAAACCAACAGGAGGCGCTGCACTACACAGAGGCAGTCATTCATAATATCTGCAACTATGAAAGAGGGTGTCTAATCAAAGAAAGCCAGAAcaaaaatggatgaatgaatgaagaagTGAACCCACCTAACGCTGTGAGATCAGTGGAGAGCAGATGACAGAAGACAAatggagcagaaagaaaaagccaaacaaaaagacacagaaGATGGAAAATCAACTCAAATAAAATACTTAGACAGGAAAAAGATACTTTTGTATGACCGTATGTAGGACATTgcagattaacaacaaaaaaaatttacaatgaAGGAGTAAATTTATGCCAAGACAACTTTGGTCAGATATTAACTTTTACAAGACAAAGACAACAACTAGGAAATACTCtgatgttggaaaaacaaaacaaaaaaacacaaaccagaaTTTTCCatgttaaaaagcaaaatttacaggattaaaaacaattttctgacATAAGACAGAAATTTGaaggaacaaaaaaaccttcaaatttactgacatttctgcaaaaacagaaaatcttaccaactattattttgtgtagtttctagtgtaaatatcttagtataattgaagacaaaacaatttacaagtaactttacagcaagatacaggagtttaagtcaataatctcttaacattgatgaaaaagtgatGGTTGCACTTTAAGATTAAcctttaaagatatttaaaacatttcattacctaaaatgaaataacattcattaaaataacctttaatGAATTTGGACCGAGTGCATCTAAAACTATGgcataaaacatatttagtgacaaaatgttcttaaatttttttttatcttaaatgcagattgtgtatttttgtaGAGCTTGATTGAATTATTCTTCCagtaaatggattttttttctttgagtctGTATGTTCCAGTTAATTAATTGATGACAATTATTGCGATAATTGTTTAATCTCGATTAATTATGATTATTGCCattattaatctgattaatgaCTTAGATTAATCCACCATTAATCCCAATtggattaatcacgattaatcgtttcaggcCTCGTGGTTATGTGGATAAACAATCTGGGTTTGGACTTTACCTCTTCTGTTTGACGGTGATTCCTTTCTGCTGCAGCGACTTCTCGTTGGTGAGCTGCAGCAGCGTAATCTCCTTGCGGTTGATCAGGCGAATGGAGAAGGACTTTTCCAGCAGTTTCTCCGGCGTGACGGTGGAACCGATGCCTCTGATGAACGCCTGAATATCTGACCGGATTTTCCCCGAGTCGAGCTGCGGGTTCTGTCCCGCTTGGCCTCCCGTTTTGTGTTTGCGGTAAAACTTGAGCAAGGCGATGGCAACGCGGTAGAGGACCTTGTAGCCCTCCACCAGATACACATCCAGGACCCGGACCATGTGGCCGAACGGCAGGTCGCCCAGCACCCAGCGCTGCCAGTCGGCGTAGACCTCCAGCACGTCCTGGGCGGTGCCAACTATCAGTTTGTGCGCAGCCGTGCAGTACTTGTTGGCCAGGTCGCCGAAGGTCATGCAGCTGGACTCGTAGGCCAGGAAGGTTTGGTCCAGCAGCCGTTTGCCCGGCTCGTTGCAGGCCAGGATGCGGCTGACGTGTTCGAAACACTGCGCCTCGTCTTTGCTGAAGTGGAGGAGCAGCGCGGTGAGCGCCGGGAGGGAGGGG encodes:
- the tbc1d24 gene encoding TBC1 domain family member 24 isoform X1; protein product: MAEEDYGTFVDWNQMGDLATSSGPTKVDCKELKEFKQMARQGYWAKNHKLRAQIYQQLIKSIPCRTVTPDAEVYRDIIGDAAAKKPSSHIPLPEFVDGNPVPRYCLKVDAVASAHRIINCVAGQFPDISHCPSLPALTALLLHFSKDEAQCFEHVSRILACNEPGKRLLDQTFLAYESSCMTFGDLANKYCTAAHKLIVGTAQDVLEVYADWQRWVLGDLPFGHMVRVLDVYLVEGYKVLYRVAIALLKFYRKHKTGGQAGQNPQLDSGKIRSDIQAFIRGIGSTVTPEKLLEKSFSIRLINRKEITLLQLTNEKSLQQKGITVKQKSVRRNVQLALNPDTFSSEVVSAKEMHDIWSWIPERFALCQPELLFTTSTHGCSLSRFYSHCEGHEPTLLLIRTTDGDVCGAYLSSDWEDRKRGGNKLSYFGTGECFVFRLKPEMERYEWVVIRHPELASAIRPADPAAADSPSADQSLQEPDKPPGELSPFLAARHFNLNSKNTSMFMAGNFDSIIVGGGGDSNALFIDAELNHGHTGRCTTFDNPPLCKESFQISLLEAWGFQDAMAH
- the tbc1d24 gene encoding TBC1 domain family member 24 isoform X2, with amino-acid sequence MAEEDYGTFVDWNQMGDLATSSGPTKVDCKELKEFKQMARQGYWAKNHKLRAQIYQQLIKSIPCRTVTPDAEVYRDIIGDAAAKKPSSHIPLPEFVDGNPVPRYCLKVDAVASAHRIINCVAGQFPDISHCPSLPALTALLLHFSKDEAQCFEHVSRILACNEPGKRLLDQTFLAYESSCMTFGDLANKYCTAAHKLIVGTAQDVLEVYADWQRWVLGDLPFGHMVRVLDVYLVEGYKVLYRVAIALLKFYRKHKTGGQAGQNPQLDSGKIRSDIQAFIRGIGSTVTPEKLLEKSFSIRLINRKEITLLQLTNEKSLQQKGITVKQKRRNVQLALNPDTFSSEVVSAKEMHDIWSWIPERFALCQPELLFTTSTHGCSLSRFYSHCEGHEPTLLLIRTTDGDVCGAYLSSDWEDRKRGGNKLSYFGTGECFVFRLKPEMERYEWVVIRHPELASAIRPADPAAADSPSADQSLQEPDKPPGELSPFLAARHFNLNSKNTSMFMAGNFDSIIVGGGGDSNALFIDAELNHGHTGRCTTFDNPPLCKESFQISLLEAWGFQDAMAH